The following are from one region of the Ochotona princeps isolate mOchPri1 chromosome 4, mOchPri1.hap1, whole genome shotgun sequence genome:
- the PRDX5 gene encoding peroxiredoxin-5, mitochondrial: MGPAGMGVLGHCARSALSGAAVAAAAAAARLRLAGAGRDRWGTRCISRASVVMAPIKVGDTLPSVKVFEGTPGNKVDLAELFKGKKGVLFGVPGAFTPGCSKSHLPGYVEQAEALKAKGVQVVACLSVNDVFVMSEWGRAHQADGKVQLLADPTGAFGKETDLLLDDSYTPVFGNRRLKRFSMLVEDGVVKSLNVEPDGTGLTCSLAPTILSQL, from the exons ATGGGGCCCGCGGGCATGGGTGTCCTGGGTCACTGTGCGCGCTCGGCACTCTCGGGTGCGGCAgtagcggcggcggcggcagctgcGAGACTGCGACTGGCAGGAGCGGGACGTGATCGCTGGGGAACCCGCTGTATCAGCCGCGCCTCCGTAGTCATGGCTCCGATCAAG GTGGGAGATACCCTTCCCTCCGTGAAGGTGTTTGAAGGGACGCCGGGGAACAAGGTGGACCTGGCCGAACTCTTCAAGGGCAAGAAGGGCGTGCTGTTTGGAGTCCCGGGGGCCTTCACCCCTGGCTGCTCCAAG TCTCACCTGCCGGGGTATGTGGAGCAGGCCGAGGCCCTCAAGGCCAAGGGTGTGCAGGTGGTGGCGTGTCTGAGCGTCAACGACGTGTTCGTGATGAGCGAGTGGGGTCGGGCCCACCAGGCTGACGGCAAG GTTCAGCTTTTGGCTGACCCCACGGGGGCCTTTGGGAAG GAGACGGACTTGCTTCTCGATGATTCTTACACGCCTGTCTTTGGGAATCGAAGGCTCAAGAG GTTCTCCATGCTGGTCGAGGACGGCGTAGTGAAGTCCCTTAACGTGGAACCCGATGGCACCGGGCTTACCTGCAGCCTGGCTCCAACCATTCTCTCTCAGCTCTGA
- the TRMT112 gene encoding multifunctional methyltransferase subunit TRM112-like protein, which translates to MKLLTHNLLSSHVRGVGPRGFPLRLQATEVRINPVDFNPDFVARMIPKVEWAALREAAQTLHLAELPEQPAEGYEGDEEFLRKLHHVLLEVEVLEGTLQCPESGRLFPISRGIPNMLLSDEETEAT; encoded by the exons ATGAAGCTGCTCACGCACAACCTGCTGAGCTCCCACGTGCGGGGCGTGGGTCCCCGCGGCTTCCCCCTGCGCCTGCAG GCAACCGAGGTCCGCATCAACCCCGTGGACTTCAACCCCGACTTCGTGGCGCGCATGATCCCCAAAGTGGAGTGGGCGGCGCTCCGAGAGGCGGCCCAGACG CTGCACCTGGCTGAGCTCCCGGAGCAGCCTGCCGAGGGCTACGAGGGCGACGAGGAGTTCCTGCGCAAACTGCATCACGTGCTGCTGGAG GTCGAGGTTCTGGAGGGCACCCTGCAGTGCCCCGAGTCGGGGCGGCTGTTCCCCATTAGCCGCGGGATCCCTAACATGCTGCTGAGCGACGAGGAGACCGAGGCGACGTGA